A section of the Corynebacterium tuberculostearicum genome encodes:
- a CDS encoding ribonuclease domain-containing protein: MPKSQASKKSLPVALGGLALAIVAGYFGFDLSGDGDSSASSPSESAGGAKAGDADTCEMSSLPAEANDTANDILAGGPYDYPDNDNARFGNYEGRLPQQDKNYYREYTVETPGSKNRGARRIITGGGSETDPDVWYYTDDHYESFCSIPDAEE, encoded by the coding sequence ATGCCCAAGTCCCAAGCGTCTAAGAAATCGCTCCCAGTAGCCCTCGGCGGCCTTGCGCTTGCCATCGTTGCAGGCTACTTCGGCTTCGACCTCAGCGGCGATGGCGATTCCTCTGCTTCTTCACCGTCCGAGTCCGCAGGCGGCGCTAAGGCTGGCGACGCCGATACTTGCGAGATGTCTTCCCTCCCTGCCGAGGCGAACGACACCGCGAACGATATTTTGGCCGGTGGCCCCTATGACTACCCGGATAATGACAACGCCCGCTTTGGCAACTACGAGGGACGCCTGCCGCAGCAGGACAAGAATTACTACCGCGAATACACGGTAGAAACCCCGGGCAGCAAGAACCGCGGCGCCCGCCGCATCATCACTGGCGGCGGCAGCGAAACCGACCCGGACGTGTGGTACTACACCGATGACCACTATGAAAGCTTCTGTTCTATCCCAGACGCGGAGGAGTAA
- a CDS encoding barstar family protein, with protein sequence MHRILITEHIRTRADFFNALGRTRGCEDCGPRNLDDLADFLREQRTSVIVASNMDIEGEDLAAVASVLEDQGVALVR encoded by the coding sequence ATGCACCGCATCCTCATTACTGAACACATCCGCACCCGCGCGGACTTCTTCAACGCACTCGGTCGCACCCGCGGCTGCGAAGATTGTGGGCCACGCAACCTCGATGATCTCGCGGACTTCCTGCGCGAGCAGCGCACCAGCGTCATCGTTGCCTCCAATATGGATATCGAAGGCGAGGACCTAGCGGCGGTAGCTAGCGTGCTCGAGGACCAAGGTGTCGCGTTGGTGCGCTAG
- a CDS encoding deoxyguanosinetriphosphate triphosphohydrolase, whose amino-acid sequence MTYSYSAADFARLADEKPKGSAFHPVEEHRGLFARDRARVLHSAALRRLADKTQVVGPRDGDTPRTRLTHSLEVGQIARSIGSGLGLDPDLCDMAGLTHDIGHPPYGHNGENALNEVALNGFEGNAQTLRILTRLEPKVIVDDARGGPQSFGLNLTRAALDGACKYPWTKTNPDGTTNRKYGAYDEDAHLLDWLREGHTDNRKCIEAQVMDWSDDIAYSVHDVEDGIISRRISLNVLWDLVELAQLAEKGAKAFGGTADELLEAADSLRNLSVINAIGDFDYSLRDYANLKKMTSELVGRYVGATVGATSEANAELIASNSLGRMHGDLVVPKQAEAEVKLLKTIAVLYVMDVPAHLARQDRQRERIYRVYDYLVAGAPGSLDATFRLWWEQADSDAARDRAIIDQIASMTESRLERLARRSAELSGFLS is encoded by the coding sequence GTGACCTATTCTTATTCCGCCGCCGACTTCGCCCGCCTGGCCGATGAAAAGCCGAAGGGCTCAGCCTTCCACCCCGTGGAGGAGCACCGCGGGCTCTTCGCCCGCGATCGCGCCCGCGTGCTGCACTCGGCCGCGCTGCGCCGGCTAGCGGATAAAACACAGGTCGTCGGCCCGCGCGACGGCGATACCCCGCGCACCCGGCTGACCCACTCCCTGGAGGTCGGCCAAATCGCGCGCAGCATCGGCTCCGGGCTCGGCCTCGATCCCGATCTGTGCGATATGGCCGGCCTGACCCATGACATCGGCCACCCGCCCTATGGCCACAACGGCGAGAACGCGCTCAACGAGGTTGCCCTCAACGGCTTCGAGGGCAACGCCCAAACCCTGCGTATCCTCACCCGCTTGGAGCCGAAGGTCATCGTGGACGATGCCCGCGGCGGACCCCAAAGCTTTGGCCTCAACCTCACCCGCGCGGCCCTCGACGGCGCCTGCAAATACCCCTGGACCAAGACCAACCCGGATGGCACCACCAACCGCAAGTACGGCGCCTACGACGAGGATGCGCACCTTTTGGACTGGCTGCGCGAGGGCCATACCGATAACCGCAAGTGCATCGAAGCCCAGGTCATGGACTGGTCCGATGACATCGCCTACTCCGTGCATGACGTGGAAGATGGCATCATTTCCCGGCGCATTTCCCTGAACGTGCTGTGGGACTTGGTGGAGCTGGCCCAGTTGGCGGAAAAGGGCGCGAAGGCCTTTGGCGGCACGGCCGATGAGCTCTTGGAGGCGGCCGATAGCCTGCGCAACTTAAGCGTCATCAACGCCATCGGCGATTTTGACTACTCCTTGCGCGACTATGCCAACCTGAAGAAGATGACCTCGGAGCTCGTCGGCCGCTATGTGGGCGCGACTGTTGGCGCCACCAGCGAGGCCAATGCCGAGCTCATCGCCTCCAATAGTCTTGGCCGCATGCACGGCGACCTCGTTGTGCCCAAGCAAGCCGAGGCCGAGGTCAAGCTGCTTAAAACCATCGCCGTCCTCTACGTCATGGACGTGCCCGCCCACCTAGCCCGCCAAGACCGCCAGCGCGAGCGCATCTACCGCGTCTACGATTACCTCGTCGCCGGCGCCCCCGGCTCCCTCGATGCCACCTTCCGGCTGTGGTGGGAGCAAGCCGATTCTGATGCCGCCCGCGACCGCGCCATCATCGACCAGATTGCCTCCATGACCGAGTCCCGCCTCGAGCGCTTGGCCCGCCGGAGTGCGGAGCTTTCGGGGTTCCTCAGCTAA
- a CDS encoding YdcF family protein, which translates to MKYAIVLGTAQYDGRPSRILAGRLRHAGELATAEGLEVITVGGKLPGDRFTEAGVGRTFLREHFPHLTVHAVEEGMDTRSSLSAVKEAFALSDATIITDPLHRLRTALIARQEGIAATVSGTPYYPAARFSAPWWRYLAHETGGVAYALVAGLLPPRGAAALRNGFYRVEQVLRPNQKLRHETIQQEDDRA; encoded by the coding sequence GTGAAGTACGCAATTGTTTTAGGAACCGCCCAATACGATGGCCGCCCCTCCCGCATCCTGGCCGGCCGCCTGCGCCACGCCGGTGAGCTCGCCACAGCTGAGGGACTGGAGGTTATTACCGTGGGCGGCAAGCTGCCCGGGGATAGGTTTACCGAGGCCGGCGTCGGCCGCACCTTTCTGCGCGAGCACTTCCCGCACCTGACCGTGCACGCGGTGGAGGAGGGCATGGATACCCGCAGCTCCCTCAGCGCGGTCAAGGAAGCCTTCGCGCTTTCCGACGCCACCATCATCACCGATCCCCTCCACCGCCTGCGCACCGCACTCATCGCCCGCCAAGAGGGCATCGCAGCCACCGTCTCCGGTACGCCGTACTACCCGGCCGCGCGCTTTTCCGCCCCTTGGTGGCGTTACCTCGCCCATGAAACTGGTGGCGTAGCCTACGCGCTGGTGGCCGGCCTCTTACCGCCGCGCGGGGCCGCGGCACTGCGCAATGGGTTCTACCGCGTGGAGCAAGTGCTGCGCCCCAATCAGAAGCTGCGGCATGAGACGATTCAGCAGGAAGACGACCGCGCTTAG
- a CDS encoding TPM domain-containing protein has translation MNLSARLGRAAIAAFILGCTSLGAGSAFAAETTTVAQGTDTAALTEKVTDDAGVLSTQEKAELREKIGQLQKDEHLTLFVYITDELGTDPESFAGQAVKDKGPNSAVYALSINDRKMGVQTGKDWPKGRLDQMYDAAYDKLASDEYGASAVALADAALGNSSSNSASDSSGLAWLGGGAAAIVAAGGGIMYYSRRNTKKNNAQTLESAREIAPGDTDQLNRLPLETLDQLAQEELVSTDESIRRGKEELNIALSEFGPERVRPFTKAMNHSASTLQKAFHLRQRLDDAVPESPAERRQMLVEIVSSCGQADDALDAQSEEFAKMRDLLIHSDEKLDELTQRTVGLRARLPEAESTLAGLKSNYDENVLSSIADNPELAAASLDEAEKLLDKARGVQAQPAGQQGPLVGLIRDIEHACEMTDRLISGVENAEENIATARGNLEALIAEVEGEINEARELERQGKAQGTTADWNALEDLLGRAGTAVNEAKAHGQQDPLGQHTALTSIDTELDEALDRVREKTSTHARQLDLFRQQISVAESNIQAAEDLISSRGRIIGSGARTALADAKRLHAQALHTERSDIRAALQSSREAAAAAQAALQRAKDDIDEYRRRQQRQQMGNAAGNVVTGMVLGQMLSGGRGFGGGFGGGGFGGGSFGGGDFGGGGGGGFRGGSF, from the coding sequence ATGAATTTGAGTGCACGTTTGGGCCGCGCGGCCATTGCCGCTTTCATTTTGGGCTGCACCTCCCTCGGTGCGGGGTCTGCCTTCGCCGCCGAGACCACCACGGTGGCGCAGGGCACCGATACGGCAGCCCTAACGGAAAAGGTTACCGATGATGCGGGTGTATTAAGCACCCAAGAGAAGGCCGAGCTCAGGGAGAAGATTGGCCAGCTGCAAAAGGACGAGCACTTGACGCTCTTTGTCTATATCACCGATGAGCTGGGCACGGATCCGGAGAGCTTTGCTGGCCAGGCGGTCAAGGACAAGGGGCCGAACTCCGCGGTCTATGCGCTATCCATCAATGACCGCAAGATGGGCGTGCAGACCGGCAAGGATTGGCCCAAGGGCCGACTCGACCAGATGTATGACGCCGCCTATGACAAGCTGGCCAGCGATGAATACGGTGCTTCGGCCGTCGCGCTTGCCGACGCCGCCCTGGGCAACTCCTCCAGCAACTCCGCCTCCGATTCCTCTGGCCTAGCGTGGCTGGGCGGTGGCGCGGCCGCCATCGTCGCCGCCGGTGGCGGAATCATGTACTACTCGCGCCGCAACACCAAGAAAAATAATGCGCAGACCTTGGAGTCCGCCCGCGAGATTGCCCCGGGCGATACCGATCAGTTGAATCGCCTGCCGCTGGAGACCTTGGACCAGCTGGCCCAGGAGGAGTTGGTTTCTACCGATGAGTCCATCCGCCGCGGCAAGGAGGAGCTTAATATCGCGCTCTCCGAGTTCGGCCCCGAGCGCGTGCGCCCCTTTACCAAGGCGATGAACCACTCCGCCTCTACTCTGCAGAAGGCCTTCCACCTGCGCCAGCGCCTAGATGATGCCGTGCCGGAGTCCCCGGCCGAGCGCCGCCAGATGCTGGTAGAAATCGTCTCCTCCTGCGGCCAGGCCGATGATGCCCTGGATGCGCAGTCCGAGGAGTTTGCCAAGATGCGCGATCTGCTCATCCATTCCGATGAGAAGCTGGATGAGCTCACCCAGCGCACCGTGGGCCTGCGCGCCCGCCTGCCGGAGGCCGAATCCACGCTGGCGGGCCTGAAGTCCAACTATGACGAGAACGTGCTCTCCTCCATTGCCGATAACCCCGAGCTTGCCGCCGCTTCGCTCGATGAGGCCGAGAAGCTGCTCGACAAGGCACGCGGGGTCCAGGCCCAGCCGGCCGGCCAGCAGGGCCCGCTGGTGGGACTTATTCGCGATATCGAGCACGCCTGCGAGATGACGGATCGCCTCATTTCCGGCGTGGAAAATGCCGAGGAGAATATCGCCACCGCCCGCGGCAACCTCGAGGCGCTTATCGCCGAGGTTGAGGGTGAAATCAACGAGGCCCGCGAGCTCGAGCGCCAAGGCAAGGCCCAGGGAACCACCGCGGATTGGAACGCGCTCGAGGATCTGCTCGGCCGCGCCGGCACCGCCGTCAACGAGGCCAAGGCCCACGGCCAACAGGATCCGCTGGGCCAGCACACCGCGCTGACCTCCATCGATACCGAGCTGGATGAGGCGCTCGACCGCGTGCGCGAGAAGACCTCCACGCACGCGCGCCAACTAGACCTCTTCCGCCAGCAGATTTCCGTAGCCGAATCCAATATCCAGGCCGCAGAAGACCTCATTTCCTCCCGCGGTCGCATCATCGGCTCGGGTGCGCGCACCGCGCTTGCCGACGCCAAACGTCTCCACGCCCAAGCTCTCCACACCGAGCGCAGCGATATCCGCGCCGCCCTCCAGTCCTCTCGCGAAGCGGCGGCCGCCGCCCAGGCGGCGCTGCAGCGCGCCAAGGATGACATCGACGAGTACCGTCGCCGCCAGCAGCGCCAGCAGATGGGCAACGCCGCCGGCAATGTCGTGACCGGTATGGTCCTCGGCCAGATGCTCAGCGGCGGCCGCGGCTTCGGCGGAGGTTTCGGAGGCGGCGGCTTCGGCGGAGGAAGCTTTGGCGGCGGAGACTTCGGCGGTGGCGGCGGAGGCGGCTTCCGCGGCGGCTCCTTCTAG
- a CDS encoding glycine--tRNA ligase encodes MASVIDTVVNLCKRRGLVYQAGEIYGGSRSAWDYGPLGVELKENIKRQWWRHMVQSRADVVGVDTSVIQPRQVWVSSGHVEVFSDPLVESRHTGKRYRADDLIEAYEEKHGHEPENGLADINDPETGQPGDWTEPKAFSGLLKTFLGPVDDEQGLHYLRPETAQGIFVNFKNVMTSSRMKPPFGIANIGKSFRNEITPGNFIFRTREFEQMEMEFFVKPGEDEEWHQYWIDDRYNWYVDLGIKEENLRLYEHPKEKLSHYSKRTVDVEYAFGFKGSKWGELEGVANRTDYDLSVHAKGSGEDLSYYDQANEERWIPYVIEPAAGLGRSMMAFLVDAYDEEEAPNAKGGTDKRVVLRLDRRLAPIKVAVLPLSKKEELSEPARKLADKLRAHWNVDFDVSGAIGRRYRRQDEIGTPFCVTFDFDTLEDDAVTVRERDTMEQERVKLDDLEAYLAARLIGC; translated from the coding sequence ATGGCATCCGTCATCGATACCGTTGTAAACCTGTGTAAGCGCCGCGGCTTGGTCTACCAGGCAGGTGAAATTTACGGCGGTTCCCGCTCCGCGTGGGACTACGGCCCTCTTGGTGTAGAGCTCAAGGAAAACATCAAGCGCCAGTGGTGGCGCCACATGGTGCAGTCCCGCGCAGACGTCGTGGGCGTAGATACCTCCGTCATCCAGCCGCGTCAGGTCTGGGTATCCTCCGGTCACGTCGAGGTCTTTTCTGACCCGCTGGTGGAATCCCGCCACACCGGCAAGCGCTACCGTGCCGACGACCTTATTGAGGCCTACGAGGAAAAGCACGGCCACGAGCCAGAAAACGGCCTGGCAGACATCAATGACCCAGAAACCGGCCAGCCGGGCGACTGGACCGAGCCGAAGGCCTTCTCCGGCCTGCTTAAGACCTTCCTGGGCCCGGTAGACGATGAGCAGGGCCTGCACTACCTGCGCCCAGAGACCGCACAGGGCATCTTCGTCAACTTCAAGAACGTGATGACCTCCTCGCGCATGAAGCCGCCGTTTGGCATCGCGAACATTGGCAAGTCCTTCCGTAACGAGATCACCCCGGGCAACTTCATCTTCCGTACCCGCGAGTTCGAGCAGATGGAAATGGAGTTCTTTGTCAAGCCGGGCGAGGACGAAGAGTGGCACCAGTACTGGATTGATGACCGCTACAACTGGTACGTGGACCTGGGCATCAAGGAAGAAAACCTGCGCCTGTACGAGCACCCGAAGGAAAAGCTCTCCCACTACTCCAAGCGCACCGTGGACGTGGAGTATGCCTTTGGCTTCAAGGGCTCCAAGTGGGGCGAGCTGGAAGGCGTGGCCAACCGCACGGACTATGACCTGTCTGTTCACGCTAAGGGCTCGGGCGAGGACCTGTCCTACTACGACCAGGCCAACGAGGAGCGCTGGATCCCGTACGTTATCGAGCCGGCCGCCGGCCTGGGCCGTTCCATGATGGCCTTCCTAGTGGATGCCTACGACGAGGAAGAGGCTCCGAACGCGAAGGGCGGCACCGATAAGCGCGTAGTCCTCCGCCTGGACCGCCGCCTAGCACCGATCAAGGTAGCCGTCCTGCCGCTATCCAAGAAGGAAGAGCTTTCCGAGCCAGCCCGCAAGCTGGCCGATAAGCTGCGCGCCCACTGGAACGTGGACTTTGACGTCTCCGGTGCCATCGGCCGCCGCTACCGCCGTCAGGATGAGATCGGCACCCCGTTCTGCGTCACCTTCGACTTCGACACCCTCGAGGACGATGCCGTGACCGTGCGCGAGCGCGACACCATGGAGCAGGAGCGCGTGAAGCTCGATGACCTCGAGGCTTACCTCGCCGCTCGCCTGATTGGGTGCTAG
- a CDS encoding ArsR/SmtB family transcription factor: MTTTYKAPNTSAAAGVIAALDSPLRIAIISRLAERDHFVHELVKATGKSQPLISQHLRVLKQAGIVDSERSGREVTYSLIAPRVLDLLADAAKIAS; the protein is encoded by the coding sequence ATGACGACCACTTACAAGGCCCCAAATACTTCTGCGGCTGCCGGCGTTATCGCTGCCCTTGATTCGCCCCTACGCATCGCAATCATCTCCCGCTTGGCCGAGCGCGATCACTTTGTCCATGAGCTGGTCAAGGCCACCGGCAAGTCCCAGCCCCTTATCAGCCAGCACCTGCGCGTGCTCAAGCAGGCAGGCATCGTGGACTCCGAGCGCAGCGGCCGCGAGGTAACCTACTCGCTCATTGCGCCGCGGGTTTTGGACCTGCTTGCCGACGCCGCCAAGATCGCCTCCTAG
- a CDS encoding Fur family transcriptional regulator, protein MALHDSIPKLGARNTKQRTAVVEVLREMEKFASAKEIYHELQEREEKVGLTTVYRTLQSLTDIDAVDALHMPNGETLYRHCDTDAHHHHLVCTKCGRTEEIDGGPIEKWATSVAKEYGFELTGHDAEVFGICSDCAASA, encoded by the coding sequence ATGGCTTTACACGACAGTATTCCCAAGCTAGGCGCGCGCAATACCAAACAGCGCACCGCAGTGGTTGAGGTACTGCGGGAAATGGAGAAATTCGCCTCCGCCAAGGAGATCTACCACGAGCTCCAGGAGCGCGAGGAAAAGGTGGGCCTGACCACCGTGTACCGCACCCTGCAGTCCCTGACCGATATCGATGCGGTGGACGCCCTCCACATGCCCAATGGCGAAACCCTGTACCGCCATTGCGATACCGACGCCCACCACCACCACTTGGTGTGCACCAAGTGCGGCCGCACCGAGGAAATCGATGGCGGCCCCATTGAAAAGTGGGCTACCTCCGTGGCCAAGGAGTACGGCTTCGAACTCACCGGCCACGATGCCGAGGTCTTTGGCATCTGCAGCGACTGCGCCGCCTCCGCATAA
- a CDS encoding CPBP family intramembrane glutamic endopeptidase, with protein MAVDNIRLKDALIGIAAVVAMDVLLVATVFAVMKVGLTTGGLGTIMPVVLALSVVVPTTALVFYLKRRGIGLGFLPLGRRGWHLVWQVPLAIFMAGAAAAIVGPLLGISPSESTSSADGRGAMVIISLACYLILAPLIEEIVFRRLLMGYLDCSVPAFASVILSSLLFGAAHIAPPVIVYATFLGMGCALVTRFHNSLRAGLILHFVNNLTVQLIAISAL; from the coding sequence ATGGCAGTGGATAACATCAGGTTGAAAGATGCGCTTATCGGAATCGCGGCCGTCGTTGCAATGGATGTCCTCTTAGTGGCGACAGTTTTTGCCGTGATGAAAGTTGGTTTAACCACGGGTGGACTAGGCACGATCATGCCCGTTGTGCTTGCTCTTTCGGTGGTAGTGCCGACGACTGCATTGGTGTTCTACCTAAAGCGGCGGGGAATTGGTCTCGGTTTTCTTCCTTTGGGTCGGCGTGGTTGGCACTTGGTATGGCAGGTTCCTCTCGCCATTTTTATGGCGGGAGCTGCAGCGGCAATAGTGGGCCCGCTGCTGGGTATTTCACCCTCGGAAAGCACATCTTCAGCTGACGGTCGCGGCGCAATGGTGATTATTTCTTTAGCGTGCTACCTAATTTTGGCGCCGCTGATAGAAGAAATTGTGTTTCGCCGCCTGCTCATGGGGTACTTGGATTGTAGTGTTCCAGCGTTCGCCAGTGTGATCCTCAGTTCGCTGTTGTTTGGCGCCGCTCATATTGCTCCACCGGTCATTGTGTATGCGACTTTCCTGGGGATGGGGTGCGCGTTAGTAACTCGCTTCCACAATTCTCTGCGTGCAGGCCTTATTTTGCACTTTGTTAATAACCTAACCGTGCAGTTGATTGCAATCTCAGCACTATAG
- a CDS encoding helix-turn-helix transcriptional regulator, translating to MDNRLKEIRESKGLSQQGLATELGVSRQTVISIEKGRYDPSLPLAFQIARHFSCHIEDIFIPEK from the coding sequence ATGGACAACCGGCTAAAAGAGATTCGCGAGAGCAAAGGTCTCTCGCAGCAGGGCTTGGCTACGGAGCTTGGCGTCTCACGCCAAACGGTCATCAGTATTGAAAAAGGGCGCTACGATCCTTCGCTCCCCCTCGCATTCCAGATCGCGCGCCACTTTTCCTGCCACATCGAGGACATATTCATCCCTGAAAAATAG
- a CDS encoding isoprenyl transferase, with protein sequence MPRHIALVMDGNGRWAQEKGMKRTEGHRRGEAVLLDVVDACLAAGVPYLSAYAFSTENWRRSPEEVRFLMGFNRDVLRRQREWLNERGVRVVWAGRRPRLWRSVIKELEAAQELTKDNTKMTLAMCVNYGGRAELVDGFRDIAKQVAAGELNPRDIKEETIAQHLYDPSMPDVDLFLRPSGEKRTSNFLLWQSAYAEMIYQDKLFPDFTPEDLFAAIEEYARRDRRFGGVKK encoded by the coding sequence ATGCCGCGCCACATTGCGTTGGTCATGGACGGCAACGGCCGCTGGGCCCAGGAAAAAGGCATGAAGCGCACCGAGGGGCATAGGCGCGGAGAAGCCGTGCTTCTCGACGTCGTCGATGCCTGCCTTGCCGCCGGCGTTCCCTACCTTTCGGCCTATGCCTTTTCCACCGAGAATTGGCGCCGCAGCCCGGAGGAGGTCCGCTTCCTTATGGGCTTTAACCGCGACGTGTTGCGCCGCCAGCGCGAATGGCTCAATGAGCGCGGCGTGCGCGTGGTGTGGGCCGGTCGCCGCCCGCGCCTGTGGCGCTCAGTTATTAAGGAGCTCGAGGCCGCCCAGGAGCTGACCAAGGACAATACCAAGATGACCTTGGCCATGTGCGTGAATTACGGCGGTAGGGCAGAGCTGGTGGATGGCTTTAGGGACATCGCCAAGCAGGTGGCCGCAGGCGAGCTCAATCCGCGCGATATCAAGGAAGAAACCATCGCGCAGCATCTTTATGACCCGAGCATGCCGGACGTGGATCTCTTCCTGCGCCCGTCCGGTGAGAAGCGCACCTCAAACTTCCTACTCTGGCAGTCCGCCTACGCGGAGATGATTTACCAAGACAAACTCTTCCCGGACTTCACTCCGGAGGACCTCTTCGCCGCCATCGAGGAGTATGCGCGGCGCGACCGCCGCTTCGGTGGCGTGAAGAAGTAG
- the recO gene encoding DNA repair protein RecO, translated as MRENYRDRAVVIRSYDFGEADRVIVLLTRDHGLVRAVAKGVRRAKSRFGSRLQLFVNLDVQLYVGKNLATISQADTVDYFGARLIEDYERYTAACAVLESAERLAFADAAQDPYLYDSVTATLEQLQTADPTMALDAFLLQAMAHAGWAPSLFNCPQCNRPGPHHAFHPAVGGAACHECRPPGAAEVDPETLHHLWLLAHNHPTNPTNAQKQEGHRLARAHLQWHMERNVSALQVMEQ; from the coding sequence ATGCGCGAGAACTATCGTGACCGCGCAGTGGTCATCCGCAGCTATGACTTTGGTGAGGCTGATCGCGTTATAGTCCTGCTTACCCGCGATCATGGCCTCGTGCGCGCGGTGGCCAAAGGCGTGCGCCGCGCCAAGTCGCGCTTTGGTTCGCGCCTGCAGCTCTTCGTCAACCTCGATGTCCAGCTGTATGTGGGCAAGAATCTGGCTACCATTTCCCAGGCGGATACGGTCGACTATTTTGGCGCGCGCCTCATTGAGGACTATGAGCGCTACACGGCCGCGTGCGCGGTGCTGGAATCGGCCGAGCGCCTTGCGTTTGCCGACGCCGCCCAAGACCCCTACCTCTACGACTCCGTCACCGCGACCTTGGAGCAGCTGCAAACCGCGGACCCGACCATGGCGCTGGATGCCTTCTTACTGCAGGCCATGGCGCATGCAGGTTGGGCGCCGAGCCTGTTTAACTGCCCCCAGTGCAACCGGCCGGGCCCGCACCACGCCTTTCACCCGGCGGTAGGCGGCGCGGCGTGCCACGAATGCCGTCCGCCAGGCGCGGCCGAGGTAGACCCGGAAACCCTGCATCACCTGTGGCTTTTAGCGCATAATCACCCGACGAATCCGACGAATGCGCAGAAGCAGGAGGGGCATCGCCTAGCGCGGGCGCACCTGCAGTGGCACATGGAGCGCAATGTTTCCGCATTGCAGGTTATGGAGCAGTAG